A genome region from Macrotis lagotis isolate mMagLag1 chromosome 4, bilby.v1.9.chrom.fasta, whole genome shotgun sequence includes the following:
- the TACR2 gene encoding substance-K receptor, giving the protein MVECILYSDGNTSSASESNTTGITAFSLPGWQLALWAVAYLFLILVAITGNVTVIWIILAHKRMRTVINYFILNLALADTFMATFNVAFNFVYASHNIWYFGRAFCHSQNFFPVVAMFVSIYSMMAIAVDRYMAIIHPFQPRLSTLSTKVIIGAIWLVASGLAFPQFFYSTVTVDEGVTKCIVDWPEDGKVKHLMYHLTVIILTYFLPLAVMFVTYSIMGVTLWRQVVPGNQPVGVQQRPRHIAAKKRFVKTMVVVVVTFAICWLPYHLYFILGTFYQDIYCHKFIQQVYLALFWLAMSSTMYNPIIYCCLNQRFRSGFRLAFRCCPWVTPPDEDKLKLFQSQSLLMTIHKNHTKMLLSVRKSSFPETPKDQEGDLRYQLPNRF; this is encoded by the exons ATGGTTGAATGTATCCTCTATAGTGATGGAAATACCTCCTCTGCCTCTGAGAGCAACACCACTGGCATCACAGCGTTTTCCCTGCCTGGATGGCAGCTTGCCCTCTGGGCTGTGGCTTACCTCTTCCTGATACTGGTGGCCATCACGGGCAATGTCACTGTCATCTGGATCATCCTGGCCCACAAGAGGATGCGGACGGTGATTAACTATTTCATCCTTAACCTGGCACTGGCTGACACCTTCATGGCCACCTTCAACGTTGCCTTCAACTTTGTCTATGCCAGTCACAATATCTGGTACTTTGGCCGAGCCTTCTGCCACTCCCAGAATTTCTTCCCTGTCGTGGCGATGTTTGTGAGCATTTACTCCATGATGGCTATTGCTGTGGACAG GTACATGGCCATCATCCATCCCTTCCAGCCCCGGCTGTCGACCCTCAGCACCAAGGTCATCATTGGGGCCATCTGGCTGGTAGCCTCTGGATTGGCCTTCCCTCAGTTTTTCTACTCTACGGTCACTGTGGATGAGGGGGTCACCAAGTGCATTGTGGATTGGCCGGAGGACGGCAAAGTCAAGCATCTCAT GTACCATCTCACCGTGATCATCCTAACTTATTTCTTGCCGCTGGCAGTGATGTTTGTCACATACAGCATCATGGGTGTCACCCTCTGGAGACAGGTCGTCCCTGGAAATCAGCCAGTGGGGGTTCAGCAGAGACCAAGACACATTGCGGCCAAAAAGAGG TTTGTGAAGaccatggtggtggtggtggtgactTTCGCCATCTGCTGGCTGCCCTATCACCTCTACTTCATCCTGGGCACCTTCTACCAGGATATCTATTGCCACAAGTTTATCCAGCAGGTCTACCTGGCCCTCTTCTGGCTTGCCATGAGCTCCACCATGTACAACCCCATCATCTACTGCTGCCTCAACCAAAG GTTTCGCTCTGGCTTCCGACTTGCCTTTCGCTGCTGCCCCTGGGTCACCCCACCTGATGAAGACAAGCTAAAACTTTTTCAGAGCCAGTCGCTGTTGATGACCATCCATAAAAACCACACCAAAATGTTACTCTCTGTCAGAAAATCATCTTTCCCAGAAACTCCCAAGGATCAGGAGGGAGACCTTAGGTACCAGCTTCCCAACAGATTCTAA